Below is a genomic region from Tripterygium wilfordii isolate XIE 37 chromosome 12, ASM1340144v1, whole genome shotgun sequence.
GAATGAATTTCAAAGAGCAACAAGTGCTGGGGAGCACTCCTGCATTCCATAGGGATCTGTGTATATAGAAAGACCACctctttcttttgctttaatCTTTCGCTCTCTCAAACTTCTCTCTTGGTCCTTTTAACAAGCAGCCCTTAAACCCTACCAAAAAAACcctgatcaattccaaagctaaAATCCCAACCTTTCACTTTCTCAATTGCTGTAATCTCTTCCTGATTACTCAGATAaacaccctctctctctctctctgattgtCTCTTTAATGACAATGGGTTCAGCTGAATCTAGTGGGGTGCGTTTATAGCCAGTAGATAGATTTGACGGGCAAGACATCTGCACCCTCCATCACTTCAGACAGTACAGCTTCTGTACAAACCCTGCAACTAAAGGGGATCCAATTTGAAATCTAACGTTTTTCCCCAACTTAAATACTGCTCCACTTTGGTTCACAAGTTCCTTcttcaattcaaaaaaaaaccaaaacactCAATACGACAAAATAAAATCCCGGTGTCACATATCGGTATATTTCCACTCCAATCACAAAATGGTGAGAGCCCATCAACCACCGTTGATTGGATAAACAAAGGTTGGGCTGTGTGGGGTCATTTGGTGCCATATTTCAGCTCAATTTGtgctttattcatttttttgacaGCATAAACTTGGCTGTGAACAAATATTTATCTATTCTGACAAAAATTCTTACAAgcgtttcaactttcaatagAAAAATCTTACAGAAGCAAAACAACCCATAAGCAATGAATACCGATGCTAGTGCCACCCCTTGTTTGTTATATTCCGGGTTCTTAAGCATGTAAGAGCAACTGCAGTAGTGTTAATTTATTAACCCAACAAAAAtctatattgggtcccacttctattacataaaaagtcaaggcaaacagatctctcaatacaaccacatcaacaaaacacatctcctaatataaccacatcaacaaaacacaaattcctatacattttacttcccacccaacatggtggccaacaaattctcatgccctccatgttgtcccctataaaactacaccaaaacacaatctttcaatataaaacacatctctcaatatagccacatcagcaaaacacaaaacccaatacaaccacatcagcaaaacacaaaaccctatacatatttgttggcatagacaaaataacacaattgcaagtgctctaacaACCTGTATGCTACCAAATTGGCCTTGGTCAAGCGATCGATTGATTGGTTTTTTCGGttcattctttaaaaaaatatgtaatttttttaaaaaaataagtgaCATATTAACTCAATTATCGGTCGGTTCGATTAATTGGTTTAGTTTTTAATAGCGCTACTATTCAGACCAATATCAAAGAATGCTCACTTTGGCAGGGATGAGATCTTGTGCTGCATTTCTGTATTGAATATGAAAAGCCATTTGGATTAAACACTATTTTTAGTCAAAATTTGATCCAGAAATCAAACAACTAATATAGTCTACTGCTGAACATTTCCTCAACCGTAGCAAAATATTAAATGTGTTTCGGACAAAATCCAGAAAACAGTTTAGCTTGGAGTGAGATGTTGTCTTTGTTTCGTTCTTTGATTAGCAGAAATGGCAAAACACAGGAACCCCTTTATCATTTTTCTGATAAGGACACTGGGGTGTTTAGTCAACACTTGCTTCCAGGCAAAAAGAGGCAGGTGGGTCTCTCATACAAAGACATCAAAGTTCAAATATTCCAAGAATGATGAGGAAAAGGGCCCAGCATATTGAATTATTAttgaaatttaacaaaaaaaaatcactaaaacCAGAATCGTTGGTTGCCATTAGCTAGTCATACtgcaaaattattttttcttctttttttctccctaGCTAGTCAAGATCTCCTTTAGCCCATTCTGTTGTTGTCTGAATATGGTAGGAAACTGAAGTAAACATCATTTTCTAGGATTTTCCTGGGAATGTCATTTGATGAGGTTCCACTTACACCCTGCTTTACAATGAGTGGGGAAGGAAGGGATGGGTTGCATTGCATGGATAAATGCATGAAAGTTGAGAGTTCATGGAGACAGATATTCAAATGTGAATGATTTGGTTTTGGACCAAGCTTTGGAGGGAAAAAATGTTGAATTGCTAGAAATATATAAAATTGTTTTTGATTATATGGTGATGATGAGTCAATCCATCAGAGCACCATTTTGCCATGAATTAGTGCACAAAGGGGGTCCTGCCCTTTGAAACTCACTTTCATTTTCACCAATACTTTTTTCAGTGATTAGCCAATTTTTGTTTGATGAAAGGTGGAGTTTGTCTCCTTTTGATAATTCTAACCTCAAAATAGGCTCCATGCCCATTTTTTGGGCCATATTTTGTCTACCTGCCTCCACAATAATCATTAGAGAAGTTATTAAGGACAAGATAAGTCACTAAGTCCTACTCTTTGATTAATTACAGCAATTATATGCACAATCAGGTAAGCATGGCAACGGGGCGGATCATGGCTGCCTCGCCCACGCCCCAGCCCCAGCCCCCgcccccgcccccgccccgtACTTCCATGGGTGTGCCTCGACCCGTTGTCATGCTTCTATTAATGATACTATGTAAGAAAACCCAAGTGTTACTTCtctggttcttttttttttaccaaaaacgACATCATACAAGCTTATGTTTTGGACATTTTATATGGGCCTAAACTCGGGTCATCAGGCCGGTGCGCACATAAAATTTTCAGCTTCTTACTTGACGACATggaaaattgggtcaaaacctaGTTAGCGCATAATCGCGAAGGTATTGCTCTAAGTGGAAGTCAAACTCAATACCTTTTaatccatacgatttgaccCTATAAGATATCTTGAGTAATTTCATAATCGGGTTCATTGAGATTCACAATTATGCTATGACCCAAGTGGTTTACCACTTGTTTCTTGCTAATACCCATAAAAGAAATACAAATTCAACATGCACAAACAATGAAAGCTGGAGTCAAGTATCTTCATTGACAATTAGGCAATCCCTGCCAAAGGTTGTTTGTGAAATTGACAGGTGAAACAAAGTAATGGCACATTGTCAAGTGCTTAATTTGTATTTGAAGTAAACATACAATTATCCAAATAGATTTATGAGGAAGTGCCAAATGGGGACACACCAATCAAAAAGAATTGGAGAGAACAATGTGTTGTCCAGCCATTGAATTTGCAGGCTTAAATTTGGTCAGAGATGTGGACCTCACAAGCAAGAAAAAGAGTAAAGAGGGAAAGTGAAAGAACAGAAGAAGCAGAGAAGGAAAGACAAAATACACTGAAACACTGTCCATCTATAGAAACTCTTTGCACAATCAATCTTCATAAGCTTAAGGATTCAGTCCAAGAAACAAAGGATGTTCTTGGGGTATATACATATTTTCAAATAACTAAGAAAATCCATCATAAACATGGTTTAGTTAGTAAGGTACAATGAAGAATTCCACATTGAAAACAAGAGAGATTCAGTGATAGATATTGAATCCCActgcagaaaaaaataaataaccaGAGAGAAATCACTTCCAAATAATATGTTCCGGGTTCATTTGGATAATGAAGATTTCATTCTAGGTTATATTTTCGGAAGGGTTCGGCGTAGTTTTATATGTATACTACCGGATGGTAGAGTCAAAATTGAAGTAAGTCGTTATGATTCTACTCGAGGACTTATAATTCATAGACTCCACAACAAAGATTAGAAGGAATGTTGAAGTTAAAAGTGTTCAACTGTGAAATCAATGTTTTACCAGTAAATGATCTATGAAGCCTTATTGTAGTCTGTAGATCAACACAACTCACATCATTAATGCATAAGGAGCTTTACCTAGGATGAACAAGCCTAATAATCATGCTGGTTGGTTCTCATTAATGAAGATGTTAATGAAACATGCACCTAATACTCCACTTCTCAACACAGGAATTGCATGAAAGAATACACACAAAGTCCAAACAAAATTCAACACAGGACTAAGTTGGGCAACCTATATTTTCCTAACTAGGTTTCAAGAATTCAATTCAGATgcccaaattcaacaaaaatctGAGGAtagatcacaaaaaaaaaagagccaaTGACCAATGAGAGAGGGGGGCCAATACAAAAGAAAGTGGGTTATGATTTATGAGAAAGAGATCACACTAGGGAAGGAAGGTGGCTCCCCCCAAGAACTCAGAatgacaacaacaaaaaaagctGTTTACTGCTTCACTCTGTTTCCTTCTTTagatactctctctctctcacaaccaGCATTTGCTACTGCTCCTCTCCTTAACCCCTAAATATGAATGCGTCTTTGCTTTGCATGCTATGCTACTCTGCTTCTGCTACACCTACTAAAGCCCTTTGTAGTTTGTACTCTACCATCTTCTATTTGTcactattctctctctctctctattgtcAGAATCTATAGCCTACATGTCATGTCACAATCGCCATAGATTCTCTTCCATTGGGTTTCCTTGCGAGAAGTTTCCATCTCTCCTTGCAACTAATTAAAAAATGGTGTATTGAAGAAGTACTAAGGGATTCTTGGGTGAGGTTTTGATGCAGCTGAAGTGACAACTACCTTCATATTTTTACCAAAAAATGGACTTTGAAACTAACTTGAAGGGATCAATTACCAATCAGAAGTCAGAACAAAGCACACAACCCTAAACTAATTCCATATGAGTGGAAACAAAGAATCTAAAGGTTATTGTTGGACTTTGGAGGAGTTTTAAGGAGGTGGTCGACTGTGGCTTCTCTGAGgaattttatcaaacactttgTGCCCATGTAATGCCTTTACTTCGTGGTCCAAAAATACCAATACCCATTTGCTCATTAATCGAATTAAACCATgaaaattttttcctttttatggtAACTTGTGTTTTTTAAGAAGAAACATGATTTGACTTGCCAAAGAATGTGACAAGCTAGGCCAGGCCAGGGCCATCCCTAGTCCCCACTCCCTGACACCAATTTTGAAAACTTCACATGTGCATTTTTGTCAAATCCTTTTGACCAatcaaaggttttttttttagtttttacagcCTAGTCATGAACAAAAATGAAGATTTATACAACAGCATGAGTAAAACCCCATGTGGGTTTGGGACCAACTGGATCTCACTTGCAGCAAATCTTCTTCCTACCTGCCGACATGATTTGATGAGGTGATAATCACCATATCATCCCACCTAAAAGGTTTCATAATTGGTCAAACAGGCCATGATTTTAGTCAATAATAGATGATTATTGGCTTTGAAAATAGTCTGAATCATGGTAAGAATTCACCAGATGCCATATCCAATCACTGTTGTGGATGACCATAGGTGATAGATAGGGCACACCCTAAAAACCcataaatttcttaaagaagcCTAAAAACTAGATGTCAAATCCACcagctttttttcaaattcgTAAGAGCCATTTTTTCTTCCCATATCTTCACACAAATATCGACAGTGTAAAAATGGCATTTTCTCTCCGTTGTATAAGCTTCAGCTAATATGTTTGACAAGGTTTAAGAAGATGGAGCGGCCTTTCTCAGTCTCACTTCATCCTCTGTACACATTTCACACTTATATTGCTAAAAAAGGTAACTTGAAACAGAGGAACATTAACACCAGCATGAAATATACATAGCAGTATAAAAAGGCCCAAATGGTATAAATGTGCAACTGCTTCACAAATATCATGCGACAAATCCATCATTCCAAAGTGAATAATGAAATGTTTAATTACCGAAGAAATTTTAGTTCAATAGCAAGTCTAGATATTCATTCAACCTTGCGAAAACTTATCACGCTAGGGATCAAACAAACATTCCAGACATCTAATACCAGAATCACCGAGGTAAGAATACGCTAAATCGATCCAATCTAAGGGAGGGTAGTATGTCTTTGAGATAAGCATAGAAGACCATGCTAATGTGCAAAATAGCTGAAGTAGAAGACATTGCTCACACGCAGtctcaagaaacaaaaacatcatAAATAGACTTATACACTCGGATAAAAACTGAATGACCCACAACATAATTTCGGCAAGAAAGCTTACAAGCACCGCGTGACAGAATTGAATAAATTATTTCAACCTCAATTTATCAGAATGACTATGTTCGACGTGAGACACTACAAATTGTCATATAATGGTGTAAATTGCTAGAAGTGAATGAATACAGAACAAGTAGACGGAAATTGGGTAACCATTCAAGAGACAAAAAGGTATCATATAAAGACTGTACAGGTCGTGCAAATTTTAATACAAATTCTACCAGATAACTGCTTACGCAGGCATCCAATTTAAAAAGAATGTAGACACTCCATATATCTTTATGAGTAACAATACCAGCGGAGCCTCAATTAAGGCTTACCAAGTAAACTCTTTAAAAGAAGCACCTTGTGAGGAAACCCTAATTGCTATGGTCGATgcataaaaaagaaacaagtttCCTCTTTTACTTATTGTAGCAATGTcaagattaattattttattattgtataCTTCTGCAAAACATCCTATTATAACTACAACTGTAACAGGTTCTTGTCAATGGCAGCCCTTGTATTATTATTGATGGATTTGAAATGAAATAAGTCCTTCACTCCTCTTTCCCTGATCTTAAAGCACCGACAGTTTCTCATAAGTATGTGAAAGAGGATTGGATGACTATACAATCTTGGTGTAATCTCTTGATTCTGTAATCCTTAAATTGAGCAAAAAACTATATCGATAATATATTTCAGGCGAAGTAATACTAAAGAATACAGAAATATTGACTACATATAAATATCAGCTCAACATTATCCTTACCTGCTAAAGTTACAGCTGATAAGTAAATGTATGGTTCAACAGTTGAGAAGATTGATGTCTAAGATCTAGAATATGAATATGATCATCCTCAAAGCACAAAAAATGGCTACCATTCACCAGTCACCACCTTCTTACTAATGATGTAAGCAACTGCAAAAAAAGGTAATAATTCTATGAGTATTGAGTAACTACCCTCTGTGGGGATTGTGGGTGGGTGCAAGCCACTATAAAATCAAGCCAAGCAAGCTACATATATAATACGCATAAAAGAAAGTAAAGGAATATATgttaattccaaatattcaTCTTAAAAAATATAACCCGAAAAGAGCAAATACAAGCTGAGGCTGgttaatttttctttccttccaattttaaaaaatctcaTCCAGCTTCTAACCCGTCCTTCAGAAGACAAActctgaaagaaaaaaaatttaaatcccACAAGTTTACTTCCTCCTGCCTTTCTTCCCTGACACCTATTCTACTAAGGCTTCAGGCTTCTAAATTCAATTTACAGCAGAGGCCACCTACAGTGATCTTAATTCGCCCGGCAGTTCCCAACAAGGAGTTtgcaaaacaaatatttttaaaactgtATTCTTGTAATCTGTTACTTGATACCACAAACATTTACTGCTATTTGTCCTAACAGCAGAAACTCTTATACATGAACTTGTTAATGACTCTTCTAATCTAAAGGAGACTCTACATACTCCAATACAACTCTTCAATAATcaagaaatatattttatgaAGACAATAAGTAAAGTGATAATAACAAGTTTAATTATTCAACACTTATTAGAGTTTTCTTTGGGTGAGACTTTAATGGTTTGAATGGTAGGGTTAATATTAACAGCATACATCCAAGTACTTAAAGGGCTTCAAAGCTCCTCATATTGTACAAGGAAAGACTCAACCATGAAGCATTCATCAAGTAATAGAAAGCCACATAGCAGACTCAACCATGAAGCATCCATCAAGTAATACAAAGCCACATAGCACGTCAAAGATGATTTCAAACTGCAAGGATAAGCAGGCAACAAAATccttcacaaaaaaaatcataaggTGAAAATTTGGAAATGCACTCTATAGGTTATATAAATCTAATGTtacagaagaagaaaatcattTGTACCTCAAATAGTTCAAATGGACTGCCACGTCGGTATACATCATCCTTCTTGTCATTAACATTGGGAAAAATGCTGAATAATAGTGTTCTCCATCCAATGAGTAAAACAGCAGTGCTCCCAATTGTTACTACGATAAACATATATGGTGGAATATGACCAGATGTTGTTGCCCTTATAATTACTCCTAACTGGCAAATAGAGTTCAGTCAGGAAAGTAGTTGGTACATACCAATACGatcaagaaataagaaaatcaatataAGACTAAACTATTATCAATCTGCAACGAGGATGATGAGTCAAACAGCGCATCGACTAAGAAAGCCTACTGAAACAAATGCGTGAAGGACACGTGTCTCAAATATatagaacaaaaataaaaagagccTCGTCAGAAAGATTCAGAAAAACCCAAATTCAGAGCCAACAGCCATATATTCCTAGTTCAATACACAATTTTAAGAAGGCAAGTATTCAAAAGCTTTACTTGTGTATTTAACAACTCGTGATATGATAAGACCTCAAGAAAGTAAATATTAGCACCAAAAAGTGAATAAGGAAACAAGACTACGAAGAAATTTAATCAAGCAGAAGGTAACCCATAAAAGCTCATTTTGAGAATTACATGATATTTTGCTTTTATGAATCCATCATTTTGAATGCGATTAGGGGACTattcaaaaataagaaagaaagaaaaaattggcATTATGCCCATAGTTGCTTGCATGAGATTAAGGATGAATtacattacatatttacatgccATCACTTCAAGTTTTCACAGCCGAGCGAATCATTGTTACACTCCTGCATTTGTGCATTACAACAATGAATTTTTACACAATGAGAAGGATGTGGCAATTGGTTTCTAATGGACATAAGAACAGGCCCCAGGTAAATTGTTATGTTTCCAAATGATAGCAGCCATGAATAAAATTGGCTGCTAACACAATATGAAGGATCAAAAATCCACAATTGTATACATTTAAATAAAGACCATGAAGGACAAAGTTACAAGAACAAAACTTTAACAAAGTGGAGAAAGAACAAAGGACATACCGGAATGCCCAAAGCCCATGACTTGGCAGCAGCCGTAACAGCCTTGGACAAACCGTTCATTCCTCGGCCATCCTCTGCGTAACCCCCGAGGAAGTATGCACTCAAAAACCAACCTGCCAAAAGTATTACCCGCATCTCAATACAACATTCACTTATAATTTTAATATCAATGACTATGAAGATGAGGAGGAAAACAGTGAACTTCCCAATTACGAAGAAAAGGCACAAACTTACCAGCAATAAAAGGGTCAGCTGTACGGAGAGTTTCTAGGTCAAAAACAGATAACCCGTGGCTGAATCTCCCAATTGCAGAGAACAAAAGCAATGCCAGCACATCCCCACCAGCAAGCAGAGCCACACGACTATGAAAATCAAACCATT
It encodes:
- the LOC120010055 gene encoding uncharacterized protein LOC120010055 isoform X1, yielding MLLLSQAPGTALSTTLPSPLKFANPNPTLFANNRKARFCSTRIRTRRVNITLAKADGGVDSGSATKQTPPRSPPFGSDETIFVGQESVPLEGVIQFEKTSSSSRIDKWGRVALLAGGDVLALLLFSAIGRFSHGLSVFDLETLRTADPFIAGWFLSAYFLGGYAEDGRGMNGLSKAVTAAAKSWALGIPLGVIIRATTSGHIPPYMFIVVTIGSTAVLLIGWRTLLFSIFPNVNDKKDDVYRRGSPFELFELLTSLVRRW